The following are encoded in a window of Salinibacter ruber DSM 13855 genomic DNA:
- a CDS encoding threonine aldolase family protein: MSPIDLRSDTVTRPSEGMRTAMYEAEVGDDVYGEDPTVNRLQERVADRLGKEAALFVPSGTMANQICLHVLTTPGEEVILERGSHVFNYETGAAGLLSGVQLHPLSGTRGRLKPSQVEAAVRPEADVMPRTRVLSIENTANKAGGVVYSLDRVQALAAVAREHDLAVHLDGARLWNAAAALDVTEERLAAPADITWVALSKGLGAPVGSVVAGSAPLIDEARRTRKQFGGGMRQAGLLAAAGLYALDHHRPDLARDHEKARRLANGIAECPPFSIDPAMVDTNIVMFGVPDDTADEVVPHLRDQGVLVKAFGPSTIRATTHRDVSMEGIEQAVDVLHAYADRAPAPTS; this comes from the coding sequence ATGTCCCCCATCGATCTTCGGAGCGACACCGTCACGCGCCCCTCGGAGGGCATGCGCACTGCCATGTACGAGGCCGAGGTCGGCGACGATGTCTACGGCGAGGACCCAACCGTGAACCGACTCCAGGAGCGGGTGGCGGATCGGTTGGGAAAAGAGGCGGCGCTGTTTGTCCCGTCCGGCACGATGGCGAACCAGATCTGCCTCCACGTTCTCACCACCCCGGGCGAGGAGGTAATTCTCGAGCGTGGAAGCCACGTCTTCAACTACGAGACCGGAGCGGCCGGGCTCCTCTCGGGCGTCCAGCTGCACCCGCTCTCGGGCACCCGCGGCCGACTCAAGCCCTCTCAGGTAGAGGCTGCCGTGCGCCCGGAAGCGGACGTGATGCCCCGAACCCGGGTCCTGTCGATCGAGAATACCGCCAACAAGGCGGGCGGGGTGGTGTACTCGCTGGACCGGGTCCAGGCCCTCGCGGCCGTTGCCCGTGAGCACGACCTTGCGGTCCACCTGGACGGGGCTCGGCTCTGGAACGCGGCCGCCGCCCTCGACGTGACGGAGGAGCGGCTGGCCGCCCCTGCCGACATCACCTGGGTCGCCCTGTCGAAGGGACTGGGCGCACCGGTGGGCTCGGTCGTGGCCGGGTCGGCGCCGCTCATCGACGAGGCCCGCCGGACGCGGAAGCAGTTCGGGGGCGGCATGCGGCAGGCCGGCCTCCTCGCCGCGGCCGGGCTCTACGCCCTCGACCATCACCGTCCCGACCTGGCCCGGGACCACGAAAAGGCCCGGCGGCTCGCGAACGGGATCGCCGAGTGCCCGCCGTTCTCCATCGACCCCGCGATGGTGGACACCAACATCGTGATGTTCGGGGTCCCCGACGACACCGCCGACGAGGTCGTGCCGCACCTTCGCGACCAGGGCGTTCTGGTGAAGGCCTTCGGGCCGTCCACCATTCGCGCAACCACCCACCGCGATGTCTCGATGGAGGGCATTGAGCAGGCGGTGGACGTGCTCCACGCCTACGCCGACCGGGCCCCCGCGCCCACGTCATGA
- the greA gene encoding transcription elongation factor GreA yields MADDETVYMTEEGLEELKEELHQLKTEERSRIADEIAEARAKGDLSENAEYDAAKEEQGKLEARIKQIEDTIARARIVDESTVDDSKAYILSDVTVENLDTGDEQTFTLVSEEEANISENKISVDSPIGEGLLAQEEGDEVSIDVPAGTVHFKIKDISR; encoded by the coding sequence ATGGCTGACGACGAGACCGTTTACATGACCGAGGAGGGCCTCGAGGAACTGAAGGAGGAGCTCCACCAGCTCAAGACGGAGGAGCGCTCCCGCATCGCCGACGAAATCGCCGAGGCCCGGGCCAAGGGCGACCTGTCCGAAAACGCCGAGTACGACGCCGCGAAGGAGGAGCAGGGAAAGCTCGAGGCCCGCATCAAGCAAATCGAAGACACCATCGCTCGGGCCCGCATCGTGGACGAGTCCACCGTCGACGACAGCAAAGCCTACATCCTGTCCGACGTGACCGTCGAGAACCTGGACACCGGTGACGAACAGACGTTCACGCTCGTCTCGGAGGAGGAGGCCAACATTTCCGAAAACAAGATCTCCGTGGACAGTCCCATCGGCGAGGGCCTGCTGGCCCAGGAAGAGGGCGACGAGGTTTCCATCGACGTGCCGGCCGGCACTGTACACTTCAAGATCAAAGACATTTCTCGATAG
- a CDS encoding S66 peptidase family protein: MLRRPPPLSPGAPIAVVAPASPPRSAETYQAGLDRLRTSYDVRQAWTAGPERGYLAAPDAERVAALHRAIEAPDIRAIVCVRGGYGCLRLLPEIDWALARQHPTLLVGYSDVTALHLAFYTKANWAGLSAPVVTEWPQADDATLASFRGWAAGQTPGFVEAFDASPTALAPGTAVGPLLGGNVAVLTRLLGTPFAPDFEGAILVLEEVAEAPYRVDRMLTHLQQAGVLDAVAGVALGTFTTGSLDSDTPTQSLEEVFQDHLAGRPYPVVQGLPYGHHLPRCSLPIGVPVRLHATSAHVSLAAQAPLVDL, from the coding sequence GTGTTGCGTCGCCCCCCACCGCTTTCGCCCGGTGCCCCCATTGCGGTCGTGGCACCGGCCAGCCCGCCGCGCTCCGCGGAGACCTACCAGGCCGGCCTGGACCGTCTCCGCACCAGCTACGACGTCCGGCAGGCCTGGACGGCCGGCCCGGAACGGGGCTACCTCGCCGCTCCGGATGCCGAGCGCGTCGCCGCACTCCACCGCGCCATCGAAGCCCCGGACATTCGTGCAATTGTTTGCGTCCGGGGCGGGTACGGGTGCCTCCGCCTTCTGCCCGAGATCGACTGGGCCCTCGCCCGCCAACACCCCACCCTGCTGGTGGGCTACAGCGACGTGACGGCCCTTCACCTCGCGTTCTACACGAAGGCAAACTGGGCGGGGCTCTCCGCCCCCGTGGTCACCGAGTGGCCCCAGGCCGACGACGCCACCCTCGCCTCGTTTCGGGGCTGGGCCGCAGGCCAAACGCCGGGCTTCGTGGAGGCGTTCGACGCCTCCCCGACCGCCCTCGCGCCCGGAACGGCGGTCGGGCCGCTGCTCGGCGGCAATGTGGCGGTCCTGACGCGCCTTCTGGGCACCCCGTTCGCCCCCGACTTTGAGGGGGCCATCCTCGTGCTTGAAGAGGTGGCGGAGGCCCCGTATCGGGTCGACCGCATGCTCACGCACCTCCAGCAGGCCGGCGTCCTGGACGCCGTGGCCGGCGTCGCCCTCGGCACCTTTACGACGGGGTCCCTAGATTCCGACACGCCCACACAGTCCCTCGAAGAGGTGTTTCAGGACCACCTGGCCGGCCGCCCCTACCCCGTCGTACAGGGCCTGCCCTACGGCCACCACCTGCCCCGCTGCTCCCTCCCGATTGGCGTTCCGGTACGGCTGCACGCCACGTCAGCCCACGTTTCGCTCGCCGCCCAGGCCCCCCTCGTGGATCTGTAA
- a CDS encoding LapA family protein, translating to MRLGLLFSLILAIFAVVFALQNPQTMDVNLLFFQTQGSTALILILTFGFGVLVGLLSTLPKQLRTRRKLKELQKEQERSTSSSSAKTPPSSPTSSRSSGTGSDSE from the coding sequence ATGCGTCTCGGCCTCCTCTTTTCACTGATTCTCGCCATCTTTGCGGTGGTTTTTGCACTGCAGAACCCGCAGACGATGGACGTCAATCTCCTCTTCTTCCAGACCCAGGGATCCACCGCCCTCATCCTGATCCTGACCTTCGGGTTCGGCGTGCTGGTTGGCCTGCTGAGCACCCTTCCCAAGCAGCTGCGCACCCGCCGCAAGCTGAAGGAGCTCCAGAAAGAACAGGAACGCTCGACGTCCAGCTCGTCGGCGAAAACGCCCCCCTCCTCCCCCACGAGCTCGCGGTCGAGCGGGACAGGATCTGACTCCGAGTAG
- a CDS encoding glycosyltransferase → MTTELSLLVLVLPLAFVHAGLWGIAVLNLVYLWRQSPSATDPPPSLSVCIPARNEADNLRRLLPTLANQEYPDLEVLVWDDGSEDDTWAVLSAAESPRLTPLRGDDPPPGWVGKVHALHQCTRRASGECYLFLDADAELRRPDALRRLVARHRGSQTQVSSGFPQLQGAALLLVSLVPHALLTSLPWPLVPRTQLPALSALNGQCWLVDRDVYHRHEPHAQVKDAVLEDVAIGRYLKQQGHPPTLLDVQDLVAVHMYDGLAEAWRGFRKNAYLLLGGTPGRFAVMYGGFLLSWLVAPLLSIWFLVSLYGLKLVTDRSSGMPLLVTILAPLSYLLGLILQFDSAVHHWSDEVRWKGRSVPSSARDEA, encoded by the coding sequence ATGACGACTGAGCTCAGTCTCCTGGTTTTGGTTCTGCCCCTCGCGTTCGTTCACGCCGGGCTCTGGGGCATTGCAGTGCTGAACCTCGTGTACCTGTGGCGCCAATCCCCGAGTGCGACCGACCCGCCCCCGTCGCTCTCGGTCTGCATTCCGGCCCGCAACGAGGCTGACAACCTGCGGCGACTGCTGCCCACCCTGGCGAACCAGGAGTACCCCGACCTTGAGGTTCTCGTCTGGGATGATGGGTCGGAAGACGACACGTGGGCGGTGCTCTCGGCCGCCGAGAGCCCTCGTCTCACGCCGCTCCGCGGGGACGATCCGCCGCCCGGATGGGTCGGCAAGGTGCACGCCCTGCACCAGTGCACGCGCCGGGCCTCGGGGGAGTGTTACCTGTTCCTCGACGCCGACGCGGAGCTGCGTCGCCCCGATGCCCTCCGCCGGTTGGTGGCCCGGCACCGGGGCAGCCAAACGCAGGTGTCGTCCGGGTTCCCGCAACTACAGGGGGCCGCCCTGCTTCTCGTCAGCCTCGTCCCCCACGCGCTTCTTACCAGCCTGCCCTGGCCCCTCGTGCCCCGGACCCAACTGCCGGCGCTGAGCGCCCTCAACGGACAGTGCTGGCTGGTAGACCGTGACGTGTACCATCGTCACGAGCCCCATGCGCAGGTGAAGGATGCAGTGCTCGAAGACGTCGCCATCGGCCGCTATCTGAAGCAGCAGGGCCACCCCCCCACGCTGCTCGACGTGCAGGACCTCGTGGCCGTTCACATGTACGACGGTCTGGCGGAGGCCTGGCGTGGATTTCGGAAAAACGCGTACCTGTTGCTCGGCGGCACCCCGGGGCGCTTCGCGGTCATGTACGGGGGATTTCTCCTAAGCTGGCTGGTCGCCCCGCTCCTCTCGATCTGGTTTCTCGTGTCCCTGTACGGGCTCAAATTGGTCACCGACCGGTCCAGCGGCATGCCCCTCCTCGTCACCATACTCGCCCCCCTCTCCTACCTTCTCGGATTGATCCTGCAGTTCGACTCGGCGGTGCACCACTGGAGCGACGAGGTGCGGTGGAAGGGCCGCTCCGTTCCGAGCTCTGCCCGGGATGAGGCATAG
- a CDS encoding acyltransferase: MAPVRRLVAALLRWDLHRAFRRVQWVGPEPAALPDGPVIAYANHHHFYDGHLAWLLFRQHLDRPPTLWMAEWDRFPFFAAVGAQPFPPDDPARRAATVRRTARRFRARPRTVLVYYPAGTLHRPEDGIQAFSADAVARLARLYPTATWWPYAVHVTWRNEATPTALLTGGSPHEADGQEHARLRRLWHRLQAPQDRPTTTLLRGHRSMEEWWDFSFASSFFERYL; this comes from the coding sequence GTGGCTCCTGTTCGTCGGCTCGTAGCGGCCCTCCTGCGGTGGGACCTTCACCGAGCGTTCCGGCGCGTGCAGTGGGTCGGCCCCGAGCCGGCCGCCCTGCCCGACGGCCCCGTCATCGCGTACGCCAACCACCATCACTTCTACGACGGGCACCTCGCATGGCTGCTTTTCCGACAGCACCTGGACCGTCCCCCGACGCTCTGGATGGCCGAATGGGATCGATTTCCCTTCTTCGCCGCCGTCGGCGCGCAGCCGTTCCCGCCCGATGATCCCGCACGCCGCGCCGCGACGGTCCGCCGCACCGCCCGCCGGTTTCGGGCCCGCCCCCGTACCGTTCTTGTGTACTATCCTGCGGGCACGCTCCATCGGCCCGAGGACGGAATTCAGGCGTTTAGCGCCGACGCGGTGGCCCGCCTGGCCCGGCTCTACCCGACGGCCACGTGGTGGCCCTATGCCGTGCACGTGACCTGGCGGAACGAAGCGACCCCGACAGCCCTTCTCACCGGCGGTTCCCCCCACGAGGCCGACGGGCAGGAGCACGCCCGGCTTCGGCGGCTGTGGCACCGCCTCCAGGCGCCGCAGGACCGCCCCACGACGACGCTCCTGCGCGGGCACCGAAGCATGGAGGAGTGGTGGGACTTCTCATTTGCGTCCTCCTTCTTCGAGCGCTACCTGTAG
- a CDS encoding phytoene/squalene synthase family protein: MSTLSLDTRADEDEWIWESFRYHSRTFSLAAYLLPRSVQMSVATLYLYCRRVDSIADQRVLEVGRERALQEVRQVRDRLDETLAGRPPAETVLWRRLAEVHEQSSLPRGPMYELIEGALWDLEGRPVVSKADLIEYSNLVGGSVGAMMLPFLADPERHDELEPAARKLGIAMQITNIVRDVGEDIDELDRVYLPEHWLDEHNVSVEALQQGRVADGYPALLEAAMEAAEQRYVDSFEGVAALPFRSRYGIRAAARMYREIMNEVRANDYDNLGRRAYVSFRRKLFLLLYDGYERRKHRLTSDALSGP, from the coding sequence ATGTCAACCCTCTCCCTCGACACCCGCGCCGACGAAGATGAGTGGATTTGGGAGTCGTTCCGGTACCACTCCCGGACCTTCTCCCTGGCGGCGTACCTCCTGCCGCGCTCCGTGCAGATGTCCGTCGCCACCCTCTACCTCTACTGCCGGCGGGTCGACTCGATTGCCGACCAGCGCGTGTTGGAGGTGGGGCGCGAGCGGGCCCTGCAGGAAGTAAGGCAGGTGCGGGACCGGTTGGACGAAACGCTGGCGGGCCGCCCGCCCGCCGAGACGGTGCTGTGGCGTCGCCTCGCGGAGGTGCATGAACAGTCGTCCCTTCCCCGGGGCCCGATGTACGAGCTCATCGAAGGGGCCCTTTGGGACCTGGAGGGGCGTCCGGTCGTCTCGAAGGCCGACCTGATCGAGTACTCGAACCTCGTGGGGGGGAGCGTCGGGGCCATGATGCTGCCCTTCCTTGCCGACCCGGAGCGCCACGACGAACTAGAGCCGGCGGCCCGGAAGCTCGGCATTGCGATGCAGATCACAAACATCGTACGGGACGTCGGGGAGGACATCGACGAGCTGGACCGGGTGTATCTTCCCGAGCACTGGCTCGACGAGCACAACGTGTCGGTGGAGGCCCTCCAACAGGGCCGGGTCGCCGACGGATACCCCGCCCTGTTGGAGGCGGCCATGGAGGCGGCCGAGCAACGCTACGTGGACAGCTTCGAGGGCGTGGCGGCACTTCCGTTCCGCAGCCGGTACGGCATCCGGGCCGCGGCCCGGATGTACCGGGAAATCATGAACGAGGTGCGTGCCAATGACTACGATAACCTCGGTCGGCGTGCGTACGTGTCGTTTCGTCGGAAGCTCTTCCTCCTCCTCTATGACGGCTACGAACGCCGCAAGCACCGCCTGACCTCGGACGCTCTGAGTGGCCCCTGA
- the cruF gene encoding bisanhydrobacterioruberin hydratase CruF, translated as MSNSDPSPTLEGNYDLLFRFAFWLFVGAISFSVAGMLLLRLVPSSMAIFGPIYTKLVKTPTWTFMTLLALLPLLMYGPTLGWKKISLIAAWGCIIGGASELIGTTGWLNVGGIALPFGEYEYTQWLGPKIAGHVPYFIPPSWFAMSIVSLDLARRVTTQRVGSLLLGTLFMVLWDVSLDPAMNQAFPFWEYGVDGVFFGMPLSNWAGWAGVTFVILLGYEYIGKGAPIQNEWAPWVYALNCIFPLSICLLRDVYLPALIGGLATLVPFLLLWRYNPDSLKRSVSLFRG; from the coding sequence ATGTCGAACTCGGACCCCTCCCCCACCCTGGAGGGCAACTACGACCTCCTCTTCCGATTCGCGTTTTGGTTGTTTGTCGGTGCCATCTCGTTTAGCGTGGCGGGCATGTTGCTGCTTCGCCTCGTGCCGTCTTCGATGGCCATCTTTGGGCCCATCTACACGAAGCTCGTGAAGACGCCCACCTGGACGTTCATGACGCTGCTGGCGTTGCTTCCGCTGTTGATGTACGGTCCCACCCTGGGCTGGAAGAAGATCAGCCTGATCGCCGCTTGGGGGTGTATCATCGGCGGGGCGAGTGAACTGATCGGCACCACCGGGTGGCTGAACGTCGGGGGCATTGCCCTTCCGTTCGGGGAGTATGAGTACACGCAATGGCTCGGCCCCAAGATTGCCGGGCACGTGCCGTATTTCATCCCCCCGTCGTGGTTCGCGATGTCGATCGTCTCGCTCGACCTTGCCCGCCGGGTCACCACGCAACGGGTCGGGTCCCTCCTGCTGGGCACCCTCTTCATGGTGCTCTGGGACGTGTCGTTGGACCCGGCGATGAACCAGGCGTTTCCCTTTTGGGAATACGGGGTTGATGGGGTGTTCTTTGGCATGCCCCTCTCCAACTGGGCCGGGTGGGCCGGGGTCACATTCGTGATTCTCCTCGGCTACGAGTACATTGGCAAAGGCGCTCCCATCCAGAACGAATGGGCGCCATGGGTCTACGCCCTGAACTGCATTTTTCCTCTCTCAATCTGCCTGCTCCGGGACGTGTACCTGCCGGCCCTGATCGGCGGTCTCGCAACCCTGGTGCCCTTCCTGCTGCTGTGGCGCTACAATCCGGATTCGCTGAAGCGGTCCGTATCGCTCTTCCGGGGATAG
- a CDS encoding WbqC family protein has protein sequence MIAVQPPEYFPRLEYMASIQQVDHFVLGNTFPYRRQSFQNRSKLRSPQGWHWITVPVFGNRDGAPVREVEIETGGRWREKHWRSFLYNYRTTMYFDYFEASFRPFFERGWARLSPCASRSVELLAELFGLQTTLTRASALDGAPGTVAGVARALGAETLLTTPGGDPESLPEGVTPHVVEYDHPTYRQNFEGFESGMSAADLVFNYGPEARRILAKGRTAHPDGSPSA, from the coding sequence ATGATCGCCGTACAACCGCCGGAATACTTTCCCCGCCTGGAGTACATGGCTTCAATTCAACAGGTGGATCACTTTGTTCTCGGCAACACGTTCCCGTACCGGCGCCAATCGTTCCAGAACCGTAGCAAACTTCGAAGTCCCCAGGGCTGGCACTGGATCACGGTTCCCGTCTTCGGCAACCGGGACGGGGCGCCCGTGCGGGAGGTTGAAATTGAAACCGGCGGCCGGTGGCGCGAAAAACACTGGCGGTCATTCCTCTACAACTACCGCACGACGATGTACTTCGACTACTTTGAGGCATCGTTTCGTCCCTTCTTCGAGCGGGGCTGGGCGCGTCTCAGCCCGTGCGCCAGCCGGTCCGTCGAGCTACTGGCGGAGCTGTTTGGTCTGCAGACCACCCTCACGCGGGCGTCAGCCCTCGACGGCGCTCCCGGGACGGTTGCCGGCGTGGCCCGGGCGCTGGGCGCAGAAACGCTGCTCACGACGCCCGGGGGGGACCCCGAGTCTCTGCCCGAGGGTGTCACCCCGCACGTGGTTGAGTACGACCACCCCACCTACCGACAGAACTTCGAGGGCTTCGAGTCCGGGATGTCCGCGGCGGACCTCGTGTTCAATTACGGCCCGGAGGCCCGGCGCATTCTCGCGAAGGGCCGCACCGCGCATCCGGACGGCTCCCCGTCGGCGTAA
- the dcd gene encoding dCTP deaminase: MILPDHRIRTLATEHDMIDPFVDEQVREDVVSYGLSSFGYDMRVAGEFRVFTPNVHNSVVDPKRIDERALVEHEADDHILIPPNSYVLGRSIEYFRMPSDTLGLVLGKSTYARSGIIVNVTPLEPGWEGHVTIEIGNGTPLPAKVYAEEGIAQVVFLRGETPEVSYEEKQGKYQSQQGITLPRLE, from the coding sequence ATGATTCTCCCCGACCACCGCATTCGCACCCTGGCGACCGAGCACGACATGATCGACCCGTTCGTCGACGAGCAGGTTCGGGAGGACGTGGTGAGCTACGGGCTCAGCTCCTTCGGCTACGACATGCGGGTGGCCGGGGAATTTCGCGTCTTCACCCCGAACGTCCACAACAGCGTGGTGGACCCGAAGCGGATCGACGAGCGGGCCCTGGTCGAGCACGAGGCGGACGATCACATCCTGATCCCGCCCAACTCCTACGTTCTCGGCCGCTCAATAGAGTACTTCCGGATGCCGTCGGATACGCTCGGACTGGTGCTGGGGAAATCCACCTACGCGCGGTCCGGCATTATCGTCAACGTAACCCCGCTGGAGCCCGGCTGGGAGGGGCACGTGACCATCGAAATCGGAAACGGGACGCCCCTCCCCGCCAAGGTGTACGCGGAGGAAGGCATTGCGCAGGTGGTCTTCCTGCGAGGCGAGACCCCGGAAGTGTCGTATGAAGAAAAGCAAGGCAAATACCAAAGCCAACAGGGCATTACGCTCCCCCGACTCGAGTAG
- a CDS encoding dihydrodipicolinate synthase family protein has translation MSPRLPSGILAAGLTPFHADLSLAHDACAAHTQWLLNHGCDAVLLFGTTGEGLSLSVPERLAGLDAVLSADIPARRVLVGTGASALPDAVELTRTATQDGVGGVLVLPPAHFRQVSPEGLFRFYDRLIQAVGDPDLRLYFYHYPALSGVPIPFSVIEELRGTYPDQIAGIKDSSGEWDHTEALCHHFPDLQVFSGTERLLLQVLGAGGAGCISATANVTAPLAAQVLQRWRADEAPESIQDTLSAFRGAFAPLPTIPALKFLLSRRLEAPDWATVRPPLAPLADAEKETVGEIADRLEDEEVRLPGPNAQPT, from the coding sequence ATGTCGCCTCGCCTGCCCTCCGGCATTCTCGCCGCCGGCCTCACTCCCTTTCATGCGGACCTGTCCCTCGCCCACGATGCGTGTGCCGCCCACACGCAGTGGCTTCTCAATCACGGCTGCGACGCGGTGCTGCTCTTCGGCACCACGGGCGAGGGGCTCTCGCTGTCGGTCCCCGAGCGGCTGGCGGGCCTCGACGCGGTCTTGTCCGCCGACATTCCGGCCCGCCGCGTGCTGGTCGGGACGGGGGCCTCGGCCCTCCCCGACGCCGTCGAGCTGACCCGCACAGCGACACAGGACGGGGTCGGGGGCGTCCTCGTGCTTCCGCCCGCCCACTTTCGGCAGGTGTCGCCGGAAGGCCTTTTCCGGTTCTACGACCGTCTCATTCAAGCCGTCGGCGATCCCGACCTCCGGCTCTACTTCTACCACTATCCGGCGCTCTCGGGCGTCCCGATTCCGTTCTCCGTCATCGAAGAGCTGCGGGGCACCTACCCCGACCAGATTGCCGGCATCAAGGATTCGAGCGGCGAGTGGGACCACACGGAGGCCCTCTGCCACCACTTCCCGGACCTGCAGGTCTTTTCCGGGACCGAGCGCCTGCTGCTGCAGGTCTTGGGGGCCGGCGGCGCCGGATGCATTTCCGCCACGGCCAACGTGACGGCCCCCCTGGCCGCTCAAGTGCTCCAGCGATGGCGCGCGGACGAGGCGCCCGAGTCCATCCAGGACACGCTGAGCGCGTTTCGGGGCGCGTTTGCCCCGCTCCCCACCATTCCGGCCCTCAAGTTTCTGCTGTCCCGGCGGCTCGAGGCGCCCGACTGGGCCACGGTGCGACCGCCGCTCGCCCCGCTCGCCGACGCGGAGAAAGAAACCGTGGGGGAAATTGCCGACCGGCTCGAAGACGAGGAGGTCCGCCTGCCGGGCCCGAACGCACAGCCCACGTGA
- a CDS encoding ZIP family metal transporter, giving the protein MPSLPPWFEQLSPVLQSLLAGGFTWGVTALGASVVFFTRRVNQRLLDAMMGFAAGVMIAASFWSLLAPSIDMAAAQGITEWVPPTIGFLLGGVFLRLSDALLPHLHPGARRADAEGPTTSWRRATLLVLAITLHNIPEGLAVGVTFGAAAIELEVATGATLAGALALALGIGLQNFPEGIAVAMPLRGEGLSRGRSFWYGQLSGIVEPLSAVAGALAVVGVRPLLPYALSFAAGAMIYVVVEELIPESQRHGNTDLATLGVMGGFAVMMVLDVALG; this is encoded by the coding sequence GTGCCCAGTCTTCCCCCGTGGTTCGAGCAGCTCTCGCCCGTCCTTCAATCGCTGCTGGCCGGGGGGTTCACCTGGGGGGTCACCGCACTCGGGGCGTCCGTCGTCTTTTTCACCCGGCGCGTGAACCAGCGCCTCCTCGATGCGATGATGGGGTTCGCGGCCGGCGTCATGATCGCCGCCAGTTTCTGGTCGCTGCTCGCCCCGTCCATCGACATGGCCGCGGCACAGGGCATCACCGAATGGGTGCCCCCAACGATTGGATTTCTTCTGGGCGGTGTGTTTCTCCGCCTGTCTGACGCCCTCCTCCCGCACCTCCACCCTGGAGCGCGGCGGGCCGACGCCGAAGGCCCCACTACGTCCTGGCGTCGGGCCACGCTCTTGGTCCTCGCCATTACCCTGCACAACATTCCCGAGGGGCTCGCCGTGGGCGTGACCTTCGGGGCCGCCGCCATCGAACTGGAGGTGGCAACCGGGGCAACACTCGCGGGGGCCCTCGCCCTGGCCCTCGGAATCGGGCTACAGAATTTTCCCGAGGGCATCGCCGTCGCCATGCCCCTGCGGGGAGAGGGCCTCTCGCGGGGCCGGAGCTTCTGGTACGGGCAGCTGTCCGGCATCGTCGAACCGCTCTCCGCCGTGGCGGGGGCCCTCGCGGTCGTAGGTGTGCGCCCGCTTCTGCCCTACGCCCTCTCCTTCGCCGCCGGCGCCATGATCTACGTGGTGGTCGAGGAGCTCATTCCCGAATCACAACGCCACGGCAACACCGACCTCGCCACACTCGGGGTCATGGGCGGCTTTGCGGTCATGATGGTGCTCGACGTGGCCCTCGGCTAG
- a CDS encoding ATP-dependent Clp protease proteolytic subunit has translation MPDPDDFLQFSKSMTSLPSSIFQGGLGDQPQSGLVPKVVEQTTRGERAYDIFSRLLKERIVFIGTPINDQIANLTVAQLLYLESEGSSQPINIYINSPGGVIYSGLGVYDTMQYVEAPISTTCVGLAASMGSVLLAGGEDGQRACLPNSRVMMHQPMGGTEGQASDIEIQAKEMAWLKKRLYQILSFHTGKDIDQIEEDADRNHWLSAEEAQEYGLVDQVMNEGNLDALKSIHANGEASDADSDEE, from the coding sequence ATGCCTGACCCCGACGACTTTCTGCAGTTTAGCAAAAGCATGACGTCGCTGCCCAGTAGCATTTTTCAGGGCGGCCTCGGCGACCAGCCGCAATCCGGGCTCGTCCCCAAGGTCGTGGAGCAGACCACTCGCGGTGAGCGGGCCTACGACATCTTCAGCCGCCTACTGAAGGAGCGGATCGTGTTCATTGGCACGCCGATCAACGATCAGATTGCCAATCTCACGGTGGCCCAGCTCCTCTACCTGGAGAGCGAAGGGTCCAGTCAGCCGATCAACATTTACATCAACTCCCCGGGCGGTGTCATCTACAGCGGCCTGGGCGTGTACGACACCATGCAGTACGTGGAGGCGCCCATCTCCACGACGTGCGTCGGCCTGGCCGCGTCGATGGGCTCGGTGCTGCTTGCCGGCGGCGAAGACGGCCAGCGGGCCTGCCTCCCCAACTCCCGTGTGATGATGCACCAGCCGATGGGCGGAACCGAAGGACAGGCCTCCGACATCGAGATTCAGGCCAAGGAGATGGCCTGGCTCAAGAAGCGCCTGTACCAGATCCTTTCCTTCCACACCGGCAAGGACATCGACCAGATTGAGGAGGACGCGGATCGGAACCACTGGTTGAGCGCCGAGGAGGCGCAGGAATACGGGCTCGTCGACCAGGTCATGAACGAGGGCAACCTCGACGCCCTCAAGTCCATCCACGCCAACGGCGAGGCCAGCGACGCCGACTCCGACGAAGAGTAG